One window from the genome of Acinetobacter sp. LoGeW2-3 encodes:
- a CDS encoding GNAT family N-acetyltransferase has translation MSIQDQIQIEPLENIKQQEWLPLWRDYQTFYQTQLSEEINHHTWQRLVNPELEHIYGFAAILNQQVIGIVHVIEHDSCWTLTPYAYLQDLYTHVDFRGQGVARALIEKVYDYAKQKGCDRVYWLTHETNLQAQQLYDQVAKKTGFIQYRMT, from the coding sequence ATGAGCATACAAGACCAGATTCAAATTGAACCTTTAGAAAACATCAAACAACAGGAATGGTTGCCATTATGGCGAGACTACCAAACCTTTTATCAGACTCAGCTTAGTGAAGAGATCAATCATCATACTTGGCAAAGGCTGGTCAATCCTGAACTTGAACATATCTATGGCTTTGCAGCGATTCTAAATCAGCAGGTGATTGGCATTGTGCATGTGATTGAACATGACAGCTGCTGGACCTTAACGCCGTATGCCTATTTGCAGGATCTTTATACTCATGTGGATTTTCGAGGGCAGGGCGTGGCAAGAGCTTTGATTGAGAAGGTATATGATTATGCTAAACAGAAAGGTTGCGATCGGGTCTATTGGCTGACCCATGAGACCAATCTACAAGCACAGCAACTTTATGATCAGGTTGCCAAGAAGACCGGGTTTATTCAATATAGAATGACTTAA
- the tkt gene encoding transketolase — MTTPLNERRVANAIRVLAMDAVQKANSGHPGAPMGMADIADVVWREFLSHNPTNPNWANRDRFVLSNGHGSMLQYALLHLTGYDLSIEDLKSFRQLHSKTPGHPELGYAPGIETTTGPLGQGIANAVGFALAEKTLAAQFNKDDIKVVDHYTYCFLGDGCLMEGVSHEACSLAGTLGLGKLIAYYDDNGISIDGEVEGWFSDDTEQRFKSYGWQVIKVDGHDADAIRQATVEAKAEANKPTIIMCKTVIGLGSPNKQGKEDCHGAPLGNDEIVLTREALGWSDEAFVIPADVYAAWDAKEKGSQAEAAWNETFAAYAAKYPTEAAELKRRLSGELPADFVAKADAYIAEVNAKAETIATRKASQNALQALVPSLPEVLGGSADLAGSNLTLWKGAQGVQDNPAGNYVHYGVREFGMTAIANGVALHGGFIPYVATFLMFMEYARNAVRMSALMKQRVIHVYTHDSIGLGEDGPTHQPIEQIASLRGTPNLNTWRPCDTVEAAISWKSALTRAEGPTALIFSRQNLPFQTRTQAQIENAAKGGYVLAEEKGELKAIIIATGSEVSLAMEAYAQLEGVRVVSMPCAEEFMKQDVAYRESVLPTAIRARVAVEAAHVDYWWKFVGLDGRVIGMTTYGESAPAKDLFKHFGITTEAVVAAVKEITD, encoded by the coding sequence ATGACAACCCCGCTTAATGAACGTCGTGTTGCAAACGCAATTCGTGTATTGGCAATGGATGCTGTGCAAAAAGCAAACTCAGGACATCCAGGTGCTCCAATGGGGATGGCAGACATCGCTGATGTGGTTTGGCGTGAATTTTTAAGCCATAACCCGACTAACCCGAATTGGGCAAACCGCGACCGCTTTGTATTGTCTAACGGTCACGGCTCCATGCTGCAATATGCGCTTCTTCATTTAACGGGCTATGATCTTTCAATCGAAGATTTGAAATCATTCCGTCAGCTTCATTCTAAAACTCCAGGTCACCCGGAATTAGGCTATGCACCTGGTATTGAAACAACCACTGGTCCATTAGGTCAGGGTATTGCTAATGCTGTAGGTTTTGCACTGGCTGAAAAAACTTTAGCTGCGCAATTCAACAAAGACGACATTAAAGTTGTAGATCACTACACTTACTGCTTCCTGGGCGATGGCTGCTTGATGGAAGGTGTTTCTCACGAAGCATGTTCATTGGCTGGTACTTTGGGTCTAGGCAAGCTGATCGCTTACTATGATGACAATGGCATCTCAATTGATGGTGAGGTTGAAGGCTGGTTCTCTGATGATACAGAGCAACGCTTCAAGTCTTATGGCTGGCAAGTGATTAAAGTTGACGGTCATGATGCTGATGCAATCCGTCAAGCAACTGTTGAAGCGAAAGCTGAAGCGAACAAACCAACCATCATCATGTGTAAAACAGTGATTGGTTTAGGTTCACCAAACAAACAGGGTAAAGAAGACTGTCACGGTGCACCTTTAGGTAATGACGAAATCGTATTGACTCGTGAAGCTTTAGGCTGGTCAGACGAAGCATTTGTTATTCCTGCTGATGTATATGCAGCGTGGGATGCAAAAGAAAAAGGTTCACAAGCTGAAGCAGCTTGGAATGAAACTTTTGCCGCTTATGCAGCAAAATACCCAACTGAAGCAGCTGAATTAAAACGCCGTCTTTCTGGTGAGCTTCCAGCTGACTTCGTTGCAAAAGCTGATGCTTACATCGCTGAAGTAAATGCGAAAGCAGAAACAATTGCGACACGTAAAGCAAGTCAAAATGCTTTACAAGCACTTGTACCTTCTTTACCAGAAGTACTTGGCGGTTCTGCTGACCTTGCAGGCTCTAACCTGACTTTATGGAAAGGTGCACAAGGCGTACAGGACAATCCAGCGGGTAACTACGTACACTATGGCGTACGTGAGTTTGGTATGACTGCGATCGCAAATGGTGTAGCGCTACACGGCGGTTTCATTCCTTACGTAGCAACATTCCTGATGTTTATGGAATATGCACGTAATGCAGTACGTATGTCAGCATTGATGAAACAACGCGTGATTCACGTTTATACGCATGACTCAATCGGTCTGGGTGAAGATGGTCCTACACACCAGCCAATCGAACAAATCGCATCTTTACGTGGTACGCCGAACCTGAATACATGGCGCCCATGTGATACAGTTGAAGCGGCAATTTCATGGAAATCTGCTTTAACGCGTGCTGAAGGTCCAACTGCGTTGATCTTCTCTCGTCAAAACTTGCCATTCCAAACACGTACTCAAGCACAAATTGAGAACGCTGCGAAAGGTGGTTATGTATTGGCTGAAGAAAAAGGCGAATTGAAAGCAATCATCATCGCAACTGGTTCAGAAGTATCTTTGGCAATGGAAGCATATGCACAGCTTGAAGGCGTGCGTGTGGTATCTATGCCATGTGCTGAAGAATTCATGAAGCAAGATGTTGCTTATCGCGAGTCAGTTCTTCCTACAGCGATTCGTGCACGTGTAGCGGTTGAAGCTGCACATGTGGATTACTGGTGGAAATTTGTAGGTCTAGACGGTCGTGTGATCGGTATGACTACTTACGGTGAATCTGCACCTGCAAAAGACCTGTTCAAACACTTCGGTATTACTACTGAAGCTGTTGTCGCAGCTGTAAAAGAGATTACTGATTAA
- a CDS encoding VIT1/CCC1 transporter family protein: MYSHHSEKHYMSRAGWLRAAVLGANDGIISVTSLITGMAASGASSQTLLIACVAGLISGASSMAAGEYISVKSQVDIENSDLNIEKRELKRNPEAELRELTQIYIMRGLSPELAHEVAVQLTANDALGAHARDEIGIHANTAAKPLQAAGSSALAFSLGALFPMFSILLSPEHLISMTVMIVGVLSLAFLGAISSYFSGTSKLRGASRITLWGIAAMVFSYWIGSLFHVNPM; this comes from the coding sequence ATGTATTCTCATCATTCTGAAAAACATTATATGAGCCGGGCGGGCTGGTTACGCGCTGCTGTTTTAGGTGCTAATGATGGCATCATCTCGGTGACCAGTTTGATTACTGGCATGGCCGCCAGCGGTGCTTCCAGTCAAACCTTATTGATCGCCTGTGTGGCGGGCCTGATTTCCGGCGCCAGTTCCATGGCTGCCGGTGAATATATTTCCGTTAAATCACAAGTCGATATTGAAAACTCTGACCTGAATATTGAAAAACGTGAATTAAAGCGTAATCCTGAAGCAGAACTCAGAGAATTAACCCAAATCTATATTATGCGCGGCCTGTCACCTGAACTGGCACATGAAGTTGCAGTGCAGCTGACCGCCAATGATGCTTTGGGAGCACATGCCCGGGATGAGATTGGTATTCATGCCAATACAGCTGCTAAGCCTTTGCAGGCTGCCGGATCATCCGCACTCGCCTTTTCTCTGGGTGCACTATTTCCAATGTTTTCGATTTTGCTCAGCCCGGAGCATCTCATCTCAATGACGGTGATGATAGTAGGTGTGCTTTCACTGGCATTTTTAGGTGCAATTTCCAGCTATTTTTCTGGAACATCAAAATTGCGTGGCGCTTCACGCATCACCCTTTGGGGGATTGCAGCAATGGTATTCTCTTACTGGATTGGCTCACTGTTTCACGTTAATCCGATGTAA
- a CDS encoding NAD(P)H-dependent flavin oxidoreductase: protein MSLLEKLGIKHPILLAPMAGVSTPELAAEVSNQCALGSLGLGASSVQSAREQILKTQELTDQPFQVNFFCHKSEDLDDTVAQAWIDQFKDKFAQYGVKPPKTLKCIYPSFRDNDDFLNLVLETRPKAVSFHFGIPHPHQVQALKDAGIVTMVSATNLAEARAIEAAGIDIVIAQGIEAGGHRGIFSTKFDASVKTSNLIKLIKQYCSLPIVAAGGIMDGYQARQMLEFGAEAVQLGTAFVQCKTSNANEAYRKALLSKPLTQVTASISGRPARGIINHWHTDIDTPDRLDVPAYPYTYDLAKQLHAAAVQHGDHGYGAFWAGSNAAQTREMEASDLVNQLILEIKHRE from the coding sequence ATGTCTTTATTGGAAAAATTAGGCATTAAACACCCAATTCTGTTAGCGCCCATGGCCGGGGTCTCCACACCTGAGCTGGCCGCTGAGGTGTCTAATCAGTGTGCCTTAGGCTCATTAGGATTAGGTGCAAGTAGCGTTCAGTCTGCGCGTGAGCAGATTCTTAAAACTCAAGAGCTGACCGATCAGCCTTTTCAGGTCAATTTCTTCTGCCATAAATCTGAAGATTTAGATGACACTGTGGCACAAGCCTGGATTGATCAGTTTAAGGATAAATTTGCCCAGTATGGTGTAAAACCCCCAAAAACATTGAAATGCATTTACCCAAGCTTTAGGGATAATGACGATTTCCTCAATCTGGTTCTGGAAACCCGTCCTAAAGCAGTGAGTTTTCACTTTGGTATTCCACATCCGCATCAGGTTCAGGCATTAAAAGATGCTGGTATTGTGACCATGGTATCTGCGACTAATCTAGCTGAAGCACGTGCCATCGAAGCTGCTGGTATTGATATCGTGATTGCGCAAGGTATTGAAGCTGGTGGTCATCGTGGGATTTTCAGTACCAAGTTCGATGCCTCTGTCAAAACTTCAAACTTGATTAAGCTGATCAAGCAATACTGTTCCCTGCCAATTGTAGCTGCGGGTGGCATTATGGATGGTTATCAGGCAAGACAAATGCTGGAGTTCGGTGCTGAAGCAGTTCAATTGGGAACTGCATTTGTACAATGCAAAACCTCTAATGCCAACGAAGCTTATCGTAAAGCATTACTATCCAAACCACTGACTCAGGTGACTGCAAGTATTTCTGGTCGCCCTGCACGCGGCATCATTAATCACTGGCATACCGATATCGACACACCAGATCGTCTGGATGTCCCAGCCTATCCTTATACTTATGATCTAGCCAAGCAATTACATGCCGCAGCTGTTCAACATGGTGATCATGGCTATGGTGCGTTTTGGGCCGGCTCAAATGCCGCACAAACCCGTGAAATGGAAGCTTCCGATCTGGTTAACCAGCTGATTTTAGAAATTAAACACCGAGAATAA
- a CDS encoding putative DNA modification/repair radical SAM protein translates to MSDRIREKLQILADAAKYDVSCSSSGSNRKNKDKGVGNTGNGICHSYTEDGRCVSLLKILFSNVCIFDCSYCVSRRSNDVKRAAFTVQEVVDLTMNFYRRNYIEGLFLSSGIFKSADYTMERMLQVVKKLRLEENFNGYIHLKTIPGASQEIITEAGLYVDRMSINLEMPTEDGLRKFAPEKTHAEVQKDLGIVRDRLIQIKDESKIIKAVPKFVPAGQTTQMVVGAHSETDRDVILMADRHYKEFKLKRVYFSGYIPINDEEKALPAVGSAPPLLRENRLYQSDWLMRFYGFNAEEIVDDQHPNLELDIDPKLSWALRHPEAFPVDINRAEYKTILRVPGIGVRSAKKIVQARRFGQIHIDQLKRMSVAYNRAQHFIRCADTPKFKKEQQSQQIRQQILQSGYSKYQQQLSPQLGLGF, encoded by the coding sequence ATGTCTGATCGTATACGTGAAAAATTACAGATTCTCGCTGATGCCGCCAAATATGATGTATCTTGTTCATCCAGCGGTAGCAATCGTAAAAATAAAGATAAAGGCGTAGGTAATACCGGCAATGGGATCTGTCATAGCTATACCGAAGATGGGCGTTGCGTTTCTTTGCTAAAAATCCTGTTTTCCAATGTCTGTATTTTTGACTGCTCATATTGCGTTTCGCGCCGTTCCAATGATGTGAAACGCGCCGCTTTTACCGTGCAGGAAGTGGTCGATCTGACCATGAATTTCTATCGCCGTAATTATATCGAAGGACTGTTCCTGAGTTCGGGGATCTTCAAGTCGGCCGATTACACCATGGAACGTATGCTACAGGTGGTGAAGAAACTGCGTTTGGAAGAAAACTTTAATGGTTATATTCATCTCAAGACGATTCCTGGCGCTTCACAGGAAATCATTACCGAAGCAGGTCTGTATGTGGACCGAATGAGTATCAATCTGGAAATGCCAACAGAAGATGGGTTGCGAAAATTTGCGCCAGAGAAAACGCACGCCGAAGTGCAGAAAGACTTAGGCATTGTGCGTGACCGCCTGATCCAGATTAAAGATGAAAGTAAAATCATTAAAGCTGTACCGAAATTCGTGCCAGCAGGGCAGACCACGCAAATGGTCGTTGGCGCACATAGCGAAACGGATCGCGATGTCATTCTGATGGCAGATCGGCATTACAAAGAATTTAAGTTAAAACGCGTGTATTTTTCCGGTTATATCCCGATTAATGATGAGGAAAAAGCACTGCCAGCCGTGGGTTCAGCACCGCCATTGCTACGTGAAAATCGGCTGTATCAGAGCGACTGGTTAATGCGTTTTTATGGTTTTAATGCAGAAGAAATTGTCGATGACCAGCATCCAAATCTGGAGCTAGATATTGATCCGAAGCTGAGCTGGGCATTGCGTCATCCGGAAGCCTTTCCGGTAGATATCAACCGTGCCGAATATAAGACGATTTTGCGGGTTCCAGGGATTGGCGTGCGTTCAGCCAAGAAAATTGTTCAGGCGCGCCGTTTTGGTCAGATCCATATCGATCAACTGAAACGTATGAGTGTGGCGTATAACCGCGCGCAGCATTTTATCCGTTGTGCCGATACGCCGAAATTTAAAAAAGAACAGCAATCCCAACAGATTCGACAGCAAATTTTACAGTCAGGTTATTCCAAATATCAGCAGCAATTATCACCTCAGCTAGGATTAGGTTTCTAA
- a CDS encoding YeeE/YedE family protein, with amino-acid sequence MSVIAASSNRSNISVWVSFILLIIGTIGAYQIVGLNQALLFLTGGALGMTLYHASFGFTSSWRVFIKERRGRGLRAQMIMLSLAVLLFFPALGAGELFGNPVKGLVSPVSLSVVIGAFIFGIGMQLGGGCASGTLYTVGGGSARMLVTLFFFCTGSLLATSHIDWWFNLPHLAPISIVDSLGVVPALFLSFLVFAAIAAATVFFEKKRHGSLEVEPQSQHQGWKRFLRGPWPLIWGGIILTLLNFATLALAGRPWGVTSALAVWAAKSASFVGVDVASWAYWQQPANAKALSESLWFDITSMMNFGIMLGALLAASLAGKFAPNFNIPKRSLLAAVLGGLMLGYGARLAYGCNIGAYFSGIASGSVHGWLWLVFAFLGNGLGVKLRPIFFPGEKPQLEKLTGC; translated from the coding sequence ATGTCAGTCATTGCTGCATCCTCAAATCGATCGAATATATCGGTTTGGGTATCCTTTATTTTACTCATTATAGGTACGATCGGTGCCTATCAAATCGTAGGGCTGAATCAAGCCCTTTTATTCCTCACCGGTGGTGCCTTGGGCATGACCTTGTATCATGCCTCTTTTGGTTTCACTTCCAGCTGGCGTGTATTTATCAAGGAACGTCGCGGTCGTGGCCTCCGTGCCCAAATGATCATGCTCAGTCTAGCAGTATTGCTGTTCTTTCCTGCTTTGGGTGCCGGCGAACTTTTTGGTAATCCAGTTAAAGGTCTGGTCAGTCCAGTTTCACTGTCTGTCGTGATTGGTGCCTTTATTTTCGGGATTGGGATGCAGCTTGGTGGTGGCTGTGCCTCTGGTACGCTCTATACCGTCGGTGGTGGTAGTGCGCGAATGCTGGTGACTCTGTTCTTCTTCTGTACCGGCTCCCTGCTTGCGACTTCTCATATTGACTGGTGGTTTAATCTGCCACATCTTGCTCCGATCTCGATTGTAGACAGCCTTGGGGTCGTTCCTGCCCTATTCTTAAGTTTTCTGGTCTTTGCAGCGATTGCGGCAGCAACGGTGTTTTTTGAAAAGAAACGTCATGGCAGTCTGGAGGTTGAACCACAAAGCCAACATCAGGGCTGGAAACGCTTTTTACGTGGTCCATGGCCATTAATCTGGGGTGGAATCATTTTAACCCTGCTTAACTTTGCAACCTTAGCCTTGGCCGGCCGTCCATGGGGCGTTACTTCTGCCCTTGCCGTTTGGGCAGCCAAGTCAGCAAGTTTTGTGGGTGTAGATGTTGCATCTTGGGCCTATTGGCAACAACCAGCAAATGCCAAAGCGCTGTCTGAATCGCTCTGGTTCGATATTACTTCGATGATGAACTTTGGCATCATGCTCGGTGCGCTTCTCGCTGCCAGTCTGGCAGGTAAATTTGCACCAAATTTCAATATTCCAAAACGTTCATTATTGGCAGCGGTCCTTGGTGGCCTAATGCTGGGCTACGGCGCACGGCTGGCTTATGGCTGTAATATTGGCGCTTATTTCAGTGGTATTGCTTCAGGCAGTGTGCATGGCTGGTTATGGCTGGTATTTGCCTTCTTGGGTAATGGTCTGGGCGTAAAACTACGTCCAATCTTTTTCCCAGGTGAAAAACCACAACTAGAAAAACTAACGGGTTGTTAA
- the metK gene encoding methionine adenosyltransferase, whose protein sequence is MREYAVFTSESVSEGHPDKMADQISDAILDAILKEDPYARVACETLVKTGAVVLAGEITTTANVDFEAIVRQTVNGIGYHHSDLGFDGSTCAVINMIGKQSPEIAQGVDRQKPEDQGAGDQGLMFGYASRETDVLMPAPISYAHRLMEKQAELRRNGALPWLRPDAKSQVTFAYENGMPVRLDAVVLSTQHDPEISQANLKEAVIEEIVKKIIPAEMFHADTKFHINPTGMFVIGGPVGDCGLTGRKIIVDTYGGMARHGGGAFSGKDPSKVDRSAAYAGRYVAKNIVAAGLADKCEIQVSYAIGVAEPTSISINTFNTGKVSDELIVQLVREHFDLRPYGITRMLNLIQPMYKQTAAYGHFGRQGSDTAFTWEKTDKVEALRASAGL, encoded by the coding sequence ATGCGCGAGTACGCTGTATTTACCTCGGAATCTGTAAGCGAAGGCCATCCAGATAAAATGGCTGACCAAATCAGTGATGCTATCTTGGATGCAATCTTAAAAGAAGACCCATATGCGCGGGTTGCTTGTGAAACGCTTGTAAAAACGGGTGCTGTTGTACTTGCCGGTGAAATCACAACAACTGCCAATGTCGACTTTGAAGCAATTGTGCGTCAAACCGTAAATGGCATCGGTTATCACCATTCTGACCTTGGCTTTGATGGTTCAACTTGTGCCGTGATCAACATGATCGGTAAACAGTCTCCTGAAATTGCTCAGGGTGTAGACCGTCAAAAACCTGAAGATCAAGGTGCCGGTGACCAAGGCTTGATGTTTGGTTATGCCAGCCGTGAAACTGACGTATTAATGCCTGCGCCAATTTCTTATGCACATCGCTTAATGGAAAAACAAGCTGAATTACGTCGTAATGGTGCATTACCATGGTTACGTCCAGATGCGAAGAGCCAAGTGACTTTCGCTTATGAAAATGGCATGCCTGTACGTTTAGATGCAGTGGTACTTTCTACGCAACACGATCCAGAAATTTCACAAGCGAATCTGAAAGAAGCTGTGATTGAAGAAATCGTGAAGAAAATCATTCCTGCTGAAATGTTCCATGCAGACACTAAATTCCACATCAACCCAACGGGTATGTTTGTGATCGGCGGTCCTGTAGGTGACTGTGGTCTGACTGGCCGTAAAATCATTGTAGATACTTACGGTGGTATGGCGCGTCACGGTGGTGGTGCATTCTCTGGTAAAGATCCATCAAAAGTTGACCGTTCAGCTGCATATGCAGGCCGTTATGTAGCAAAAAACATCGTTGCTGCTGGCCTTGCTGACAAATGTGAAATTCAGGTGTCTTATGCCATTGGTGTTGCTGAGCCAACTTCAATTTCAATCAATACCTTTAATACCGGTAAAGTATCTGACGAATTGATCGTGCAATTGGTTCGTGAACACTTCGACCTGCGTCCTTACGGTATTACCCGTATGTTGAACCTGATCCAGCCAATGTATAAGCAAACTGCTGCTTATGGTCACTTTGGCCGTCAAGGTTCTGATACTGCATTCACTTGGGAAAAAACCGACAAGGTTGAAGCATTACGCGCTTCTGCTGGTCTGTAA
- a CDS encoding TIGR03915 family putative DNA repair protein, producing the protein MACYCFDGTMTGLLSCIFRAFEFREFEVRITANPHAQTGLFDDFIHVASNEAHGQRVWQGLKQKVGSSSLRAFYYTFLSEQEQAFQVLFDFAVYVFQSQRPVDQDYGHAAVLGMSQWAKQVGREKHRMEAFVRFKKCQDGLFLSLVKPDFNVLPIITKHFKERYQDQTWLIYDEQRKYGIYYDLQDVHQVEMNAEQIDPQARLGHSQSFSIELDEDELLYDQLWKDYFNSVNIQARKNMKLHIQYVPKRYWRYMNEKAL; encoded by the coding sequence ATGGCCTGTTACTGTTTTGACGGCACCATGACAGGCTTATTAAGCTGTATCTTCCGTGCTTTTGAATTTCGTGAGTTTGAGGTCAGAATTACCGCCAACCCACATGCGCAAACTGGACTGTTTGATGATTTTATTCATGTGGCATCGAATGAGGCGCATGGTCAACGGGTCTGGCAGGGCTTAAAGCAAAAAGTGGGTTCGAGCAGCTTAAGGGCTTTTTACTATACATTTCTGTCTGAGCAGGAACAGGCTTTTCAGGTCTTGTTTGATTTTGCTGTGTATGTCTTTCAGAGTCAGCGTCCCGTAGATCAGGACTATGGTCATGCTGCGGTATTAGGCATGTCGCAATGGGCAAAACAGGTGGGACGTGAAAAGCATCGTATGGAAGCCTTTGTCCGTTTTAAAAAGTGTCAGGATGGCTTATTTCTGAGTCTGGTCAAACCGGATTTTAATGTGCTGCCGATTATCACTAAACATTTCAAGGAACGTTATCAGGATCAGACTTGGCTAATTTATGATGAACAGCGCAAATATGGGATTTACTATGATTTGCAGGATGTACATCAGGTCGAAATGAATGCTGAGCAGATTGATCCGCAAGCTCGGCTTGGACATAGTCAATCTTTCAGTATTGAGCTGGATGAGGACGAATTACTCTATGACCAGCTCTGGAAAGACTATTTTAATAGCGTCAATATTCAGGCGCGTAAGAATATGAAGTTGCATATTCAATATGTACCCAAACGCTATTGGCGCTATATGAACGAAAAAGCACTTTGA